The sequence below is a genomic window from Thermus filiformis.
GGAAGCCCCAGCTCCTCCGCCAGGGCCGCCTGGAAGTCCAGGGCCCTGAGCTGGGCAGCCTTCGTCTCCGGGGTCCAGTAGTAGTCCAGGCCCGACTCCCCGATGGCCCTGACCCGTGCGTGGCGGGCGTAGTGGCGGAGGGCCTCCTCCACCTCGGGGGAGAGGAGGTGGGCCTCGGTGGGGTGGAGGCCCACCGCGGCGTAGACGTTCCCCTGGGCCAGCTCCAACGTCCTCTCCCAGCGGGCGGGGTCTATGCCCAGGGTGAGGACGGCCAAAAGCTCGTCCAGGCGGACCTCTTCTAGCTCCTCCGGCTCCAGGAAGTCCAGGTGGGCGTGGGTGTCGGTCACCCCTTCAGGATAGGATAAGAGCGCTATGGAAGTCCGCAAGATCGGCGTGGTGGGTGCGGGCCAGATGGGAAGCGGCATCGCCCAGGTGGCGGCCCAGGCGGGGTACGAGGTGGTCCTGGTGGACGTGGCGGAGGGCCCCCTGGCCAAGGGGATGGAGCGGATCCGCTCCTCTTTGGCCCGGCTTTTGGAGAAGGGACGGCTGAGCCAGGAGGAGCACGACCAGACCCTGGGCCGCATCCAGCGGAGCCTCCTTCTGGAGGACCTGAAGGAGGCGGACCTTGTGGTGGAGGCCATCCTCGAGGACGAAGGGGCCAAGAGGGAGCTCTTCACCCGCCTGGGGGCCCTGACCCGGCCCGAGGCCATCCTGGCCTCCAACACCAGCTCCATCCCCATCACCGCCTTGGCCCGGGCCTCGGGGAGGCCGGAGCGCTTCATCGGGATGCACTTCTTCAACCCCGTCCCCGTGATGCGCCTGGTGGAGGTCATCCGGGGCCAGCTCACCTCGGACGAGACCCGCGACGCTGTGGTGGAGGTGGCCCGGCGCATGGGGAAGGAGCCAGTGGAGGTGCAGGACTACCCGGGCTTCGTCTCCAACCGTCTTCTCATGCCCATGATCAACGAGGCGGTCCAAGCCCTGATGGAAGGGGTGGCCACCAAGGAGGCCATTGACCAGGTGATGCGCCTGGGGATGAACCACCCCATGGGGCCTTTGGAGCTGGCCGACTTCATCGGCCTGGACACCTGCCTGGCCATCATGGAGGTCCTCCACCGGGGCCTGGGGGAGGACAAGTACCGGCCCTCCCCCCTCCTTAGGCGGATGGTCCAGGCGGGCCTTTTGGGCCGGAAGACGGGCCGGGGGTTTTACGTGTACGACGAGAAGGGGAATAAGGTGGGGTGAAGGGGTGAAGCGGTGAAGTGGTGAAGTGATGAAGTGGTGAAGCGATGAGGTGGTGAAGCGGATAACGCCGAACGCCGAATGCGGGAGGCGGAGGGGTGGAAGGGTTTCCAGAGTTGGGGTAGGCTCGAGGCATGGACCTACCCCGCGCTTACGGAATCCTGCTCCACCCCACCAGCCTTCCTGGCCCCGAGCCCGTGGGTACCCTGGGGGAGGCGGCCCGCCGCTTCCTGCGCCTTTTGGCGGAGGCCGGGGGGCGGTACTGGCAGGTCCTCCCCCTGGGCCCCACCGGCTACGGGGACTCGCCCTACCAGGCCCTTTCTGCCTTCGCGGGCAACCCCTACCTTATAGACCTCCAGGCCCTGGGGGAGGAGGACTTCCCCCCCTCGGGGCCCCGGGTGGACTACGGCCTCCTCTACCGCTGGAAGTGGGGTGCCCTCCGCCGGGCCTTCGCCCGGATAGGGCTTTCCGAGGAGGCCTACCGCTTCTTCGCCCAGGAGGGGGACTGGCTTTGGGACTACGCCCTCTTCATGGCGCTGAAGGACCGCTTCCAGAAGCCCTGGAACGAGTGGCCCGCCCCCCTGAAGCGGCGGGAGGCCTCCGCCCTCGAGGCCGCCCGAAAGGAGCTGGAGGAGGAGGTCCTCTTCCACGCCTGGACCCAGTGGGTCTTCTTCTCCCAGTGGGAGGCCCTGAAGAGGGAGGCCGAGGGGCTGGGCCTCTTCCTGATCGGGGACATGCCCCTTTACGTGGCCCTAGACTCCGCCGAGGTCTGGGCGGCCCAGGAGGCCTTCCACCTGGACGAGGAGGGTCGGCCCACCGTGGTGGCCGGGGTGCCCCCGGACTACTTCTCCGAGACGGGGCAGCGCTGGGGCAACCCCATCTACCGCTGGGACCGGATGGAGGAGGAAGGGTTTTCCTGGTGGCTGAAGCGCTTCGGTCAGGCCTTGAGGCTCTTCCACCTGGTGCGCCTGGACCACTTCCGGGGCCTTTGTGCCTACTGGGAGATCCCCGCCTCCTGCCCCACGGCGGTGGAGGGGCGGTGGGTGAGGGCCCCGGGGGAAGCCCTTCTGGCCCAGCTCCAGGAGGCCTTCGGCCAGGTGCCTGTTCTGGCGGAGGACCTGGGGGTCATCACCGAGGACGTGGTGGCCCTGCGGGAGCGGTTCGGCCTGCCGGGGATGAAGGTGCTCCAGTTCGCTTTTGACGACGGGATGGAAAACCCCTTCCTGCCCCACAACTACCCGGAGGACGGCCGGGTGGTGGTCTACACCGGCACTCACGACAACGACACCACCTTGGGCTGGTACCGGACCGCCACCCCCCACGAGCGGGCCTTTTTGGAGCGGTATCTGAGGGACTGGGGCATCGTCTTCCGGGAAGAGAGGGAGGTCCCCTGGGCCCTCATCGCCCTGGCCATGAAAAGCCGGGCCCGCCTCGCCGTCTTTCCCGTCCAGGACGTGCTGGCCCTGGGGAGCGAGGCCCGGATGAACTACCCGGGCCGGGCGGAGGGAAACTGGGCCTTCCGGCTTCCGGGCCTTGACCTCGAGGAGCCCTTCGGGCGCCTGCGGGCCCTGGCCCAGGCGGAGGGCCGGTGAGGCGTCAAAGCTTCTTGTAGATGCGCCGCTCCGCCTCTATCGCCTGCATCACCTCCTGGATCTCCCGCAGGACCTCCTGGGTGGGGTTCCGCTTCAGCTCGGCTTTTAGGGCCTCGAGCCGTTCCAGGTGGTAGGCCTCGCGGAGGCGGGCCAGGGCGTGCGCCAGCTTTTCCTCCAGCCCCTCCTCCTCGGGGGGGGCCAGAAGGAGGCGCTCAAACAGGGCCCCCCCTTCCGGCTTCTTGCCGAAGTGGAGCCGGAGCCAGTCCTTGCGGGGCTCCCGCTTGGCGGTTTCCAGGAACTCCGCAAGGAGGCTTCCCGGCGGGGGCCAGACCTCCCCCAGGACGTGGTGGACGAGCCTGGGAAGCTCGGCGTCTTGGGCAGAGAGGATCAGGGCGATCACGTCCAGCTCCAGAAGGAGGGTCTTGTTCCGCTTCTCCACCGGGGGCGGGGGGGGTGGAGCGCGGCGGCTCCGGCTCGTTGCCAGCCCCGCCAGGAAGTCCTCCAAAGCCCGCCGGGAGAGGCCCAGCCGCTCCACCACCAAAGCCTTCAGCCGCTCGGCCACGGGGTCAAAGGGCTCGGGGGAAACCATCCTGGGGGCCAGGGCCTCCAGGACCTTCCGCTTGTGCTCGGGCCGGCTCAGGTCCAGCCCCCGGGTGGCCTCCTCCATGCGGAACTCCACCTCGGGCAGGGCCTCGGCCAGGGCCTTCTCAAAGAGGGCCCGCCCCTCCTCTAGAAGGAGGAGCTCCCCCGGGTCCTTCACCGGCAGTAAGACGGCGTAGACCAAGAAGCTTCGCACCACCTCCCGCTCTAGGCTGTCCAGGGTGGCCCGCCGGCCGGCCTCGTCCCGGTCAAAGGCCAGGTAGACCTCCCGCACCCCCTGCTTCTTTAGGAGTAGGGCCTGCTCCTCCGAGAGGCTCGAGCCCAAGACGGCCACGCTCTCCCCGAAGCCCAGCTGGTGGAGGGCCAGGGCATCAAACAGCCCCTCCACCAGGATGGCCCGCCCCTCCCGGAGGCGGGGCCGGGCCTCGGGGTAGGCGAAAAGGATCTCCCGCTTCCGGAAGAGGGGGGTTTCGGGGGAGTTCAGGTACTTGGGCTCCTCCCCCCCGAGGGCCCGGCCGGAGAAGGCCACCACCCGGCCCAGGGCGTCCTTGATGGAGAAGATGATCCGATTGCGGAAGCGGTCAAAGACCCGCCCTTCTCGCTCCGCCAAGACCCCCGCCCGCACCCCCTCTTCCAGGGGGATCCCCTTCCGCCTGAGGTGGGCGGTCAGGCCCTCAAAGGAGGACGGGGCGTAGCCCAGGCCGAAGCGGTGGACCGTTTCCTCCTCAAGCCCCCGCCCCTTCAGGTAGGCCAGGGCCTCGGGGCTTTTCTCCAGGTTCTCCCGGAAGTAGCGCTGGGCCTCCTCCAGGACCTCTAAAAGCTCCCGCTTCCGGCCTTCCGGCTGGGCCTCGTAGGGCACCCCCGCCTCCTCGGCCAGGCGGCGGAGGGCCTCCTTGAAGTCCAGGCCCTCGATCCGCTCCACGAACTGGATCAGGTCCCCGCCCGCCTTGCAGCCGAAGCAGTAGAAGAGGCCCTTGTCCTCGTCCACGTAGAAGGAGGGGGTCTTCTCGTGGTGGAAGGGGCAGAGGCCCTTCCACCGCCCCTTGCCCGCGGGGCGGAGGGCCACGTAGCGGGACACCACCTCCTTCAAGGAGAGGCGGCTTTTTACGGCCTCCACCACCGAGTTCATCCTTACCCCCTTCCCGTAGAAAAGCCGGCCGTCCAGGGCCCCCGCCTGGGTGTTGCGAAGCTTCAGGAGGGACGCTTAAAGGACGGCTCGAGCCGGAGCACCCACCTCCCCAGGATACCGTATCCCCAGGTGGCGGAGGGGTCCTCCTCGGCCTTCCCCAAAAGCCGGTTCCGCCAGGCCGCGGTCAAGGGGGTGGTGGGGGTGAAGGCGAGGAGGTGGCCCACCTCCTGCCCCTCCTCAAAGAGGA
It includes:
- a CDS encoding 3-hydroxyacyl-CoA dehydrogenase family protein, coding for MEVRKIGVVGAGQMGSGIAQVAAQAGYEVVLVDVAEGPLAKGMERIRSSLARLLEKGRLSQEEHDQTLGRIQRSLLLEDLKEADLVVEAILEDEGAKRELFTRLGALTRPEAILASNTSSIPITALARASGRPERFIGMHFFNPVPVMRLVEVIRGQLTSDETRDAVVEVARRMGKEPVEVQDYPGFVSNRLLMPMINEAVQALMEGVATKEAIDQVMRLGMNHPMGPLELADFIGLDTCLAIMEVLHRGLGEDKYRPSPLLRRMVQAGLLGRKTGRGFYVYDEKGNKVG
- the malQ gene encoding 4-alpha-glucanotransferase, which codes for MDLPRAYGILLHPTSLPGPEPVGTLGEAARRFLRLLAEAGGRYWQVLPLGPTGYGDSPYQALSAFAGNPYLIDLQALGEEDFPPSGPRVDYGLLYRWKWGALRRAFARIGLSEEAYRFFAQEGDWLWDYALFMALKDRFQKPWNEWPAPLKRREASALEAARKELEEEVLFHAWTQWVFFSQWEALKREAEGLGLFLIGDMPLYVALDSAEVWAAQEAFHLDEEGRPTVVAGVPPDYFSETGQRWGNPIYRWDRMEEEGFSWWLKRFGQALRLFHLVRLDHFRGLCAYWEIPASCPTAVEGRWVRAPGEALLAQLQEAFGQVPVLAEDLGVITEDVVALRERFGLPGMKVLQFAFDDGMENPFLPHNYPEDGRVVVYTGTHDNDTTLGWYRTATPHERAFLERYLRDWGIVFREEREVPWALIALAMKSRARLAVFPVQDVLALGSEARMNYPGRAEGNWAFRLPGLDLEEPFGRLRALAQAEGR
- the dnaG gene encoding DNA primase, yielding MNSVVEAVKSRLSLKEVVSRYVALRPAGKGRWKGLCPFHHEKTPSFYVDEDKGLFYCFGCKAGGDLIQFVERIEGLDFKEALRRLAEEAGVPYEAQPEGRKRELLEVLEEAQRYFRENLEKSPEALAYLKGRGLEEETVHRFGLGYAPSSFEGLTAHLRRKGIPLEEGVRAGVLAEREGRVFDRFRNRIIFSIKDALGRVVAFSGRALGGEEPKYLNSPETPLFRKREILFAYPEARPRLREGRAILVEGLFDALALHQLGFGESVAVLGSSLSEEQALLLKKQGVREVYLAFDRDEAGRRATLDSLEREVVRSFLVYAVLLPVKDPGELLLLEEGRALFEKALAEALPEVEFRMEEATRGLDLSRPEHKRKVLEALAPRMVSPEPFDPVAERLKALVVERLGLSRRALEDFLAGLATSRSRRAPPPPPPVEKRNKTLLLELDVIALILSAQDAELPRLVHHVLGEVWPPPGSLLAEFLETAKREPRKDWLRLHFGKKPEGGALFERLLLAPPEEEGLEEKLAHALARLREAYHLERLEALKAELKRNPTQEVLREIQEVMQAIEAERRIYKKL